The segment GGAAAATAACTTGCTATAAATTTGGTCTAAAACAGGTTTAACCTTTTTTGCACTGTTGGCTGTCTCAGTAACCTTGATGAGTAAAGTAGCGTACTCGCCGTCTTCGTTTTGTATCGTATCAAGCGCTTGATATGGTGATTACGGCCAACGTTGCTTAAGCTCAAACCAATAACGAAGCAACATGTCCGAGAATATTAGGCCGACGTAATAAAAAACCAGCTCTTCCTTCTCGATATGTTCCAATTTTTCAATCGTTTTCTTTAGGCGGATTTTACGGTTATCGAGCTGAAATTTACTTAGCGGTTCAGGACCTTCTTTATATGCGGCTTTAGTGGCTTTAATCACCTCAGGTGCTTCATCCGTTTCATCATAAAGAGCAACTAACGGATCAAATGGGGCGTAAAGACCGCGCATGACATAATTTTCCGGTAATTCATTGATTACAGTTATATCAAGATACTTACCCCCTACAATCTCACGCCCGCCTGGTTTATCGGTATCAGATATTACGATTATATCGAAATCGCTGGCCGGTGTGGCTTTATCAGAGGCGTTTGAGCCGTAAAGAAAGATGGTTTTAGCTTCATATTCCCTTTTCAGATAATCAATTATTCCTTGATTTTGGCTCATTTCTGATATTCCTCACATATCCTTTGTAGATACCTAAGATTATGGATGGACAGTAGTGTCCCGCCAAGAGATTCTTTGGCTTTGATCAAATGACGAAGATAGGCCCGGGTATAGGGACCCTTACAGGTATAGCAATCGCAGCCTTCATCCAGCGGCCCGAAATCTTCTTTGAACCTCTCATTCCTGAGGGAAATCTGAATATCGTGTGTGGGGTGTGGACGCTTGCGCTTGGTTGCAGGACTAGGCGAGCGTGAAGCGCGGAGTGAGGCGTACGATTGGTACGCCGAACGAGCACTGGAATGCTCAACAACGTCTTGCGCCAAGAGAGACGACGGAGCTGCTGCCTCCGGCAGCTGGCAGGTCGTCTCGTCACAAGCGATCCACACGGTTCCATGCCTCCCGTTACGAGTCGGGAGGACACAATCAAACAGGTCGATTCCGTGCTCGATGGCGAACCGCATATCCACGGGATGGCCGACACCCATCAAGTAACGGGGGTGGTTACTACTATATTTGTCCGC is part of the Candidatus Saccharimonadales bacterium genome and harbors:
- a CDS encoding nucleotidyltransferase domain-containing protein encodes the protein MSQNQGIIDYLKREYEAKTIFLYGSNASDKATPASDFDIIVISDTDKPGGREIVGGKYLDITVINELPENYVMRGLYAPFDPLVALYDETDEAPEVIKATKAAYKEGPEPLSKFQLDNRKIRLKKTIEKLEHIEKEELVFYYVGLIFSDMLLRYWFELKQRWP